One genomic segment of Paenibacillus durus includes these proteins:
- a CDS encoding pentapeptide repeat-containing protein: MDRQAALNHFKDQHFIPLLDIQLDTLEAKFHRCQQQFISSFKDSFRDLCLHILSMQQQGQIEPIGYIHYSFLRTQILDQSYLYMVEAYSAQWYEDDSECRLTYDASWAYTSMSTMLEALEQERKKYMGALNPADIERLMLESTPLFHQFVSSIMRLAITEAVQTPEYQAIHKAGRLLIRTGEFRDISENLYVEDQKNANTDAVREQLTQAGEEESYIYENIKNLSLPHLHLIEKDLRYNDFSYSDLRGSQFHACVLIGSRWQQTNVEGGSFQGCLLSDADFRYSDLKGANFRGASGQAYRDHGLRVPGLCGLRFEHANLDEADFTDIHSFEHAYFEGASMHGAKIPLKYQQQWKLSDTQRQSIVWTE, from the coding sequence ATGGATAGACAAGCGGCGTTAAACCATTTTAAAGATCAGCATTTTATCCCCTTACTTGACATACAGTTGGACACATTGGAGGCCAAGTTCCACCGTTGCCAACAGCAATTTATTTCCAGCTTCAAGGATTCGTTCAGGGATTTGTGCTTACATATTCTAAGCATGCAGCAACAAGGCCAAATAGAACCTATTGGATATATCCACTACTCTTTCTTGCGTACTCAGATTCTTGATCAGTCCTACCTTTATATGGTCGAGGCTTATTCTGCGCAATGGTACGAAGATGACTCGGAATGTAGGTTAACCTACGACGCTTCATGGGCCTATACTTCGATGAGTACCATGCTGGAAGCATTGGAGCAAGAACGGAAAAAATATATGGGGGCACTCAACCCTGCGGACATCGAACGACTGATGCTGGAATCCACACCTCTTTTCCACCAATTTGTGAGTTCCATCATGCGCCTGGCGATTACAGAAGCTGTTCAAACCCCTGAGTATCAAGCCATTCATAAGGCTGGGCGTTTGCTAATACGGACGGGTGAGTTTAGGGATATCAGCGAAAATTTGTATGTCGAGGATCAAAAAAATGCTAATACGGATGCGGTGAGAGAACAACTGACGCAAGCGGGTGAAGAAGAGTCATATATATACGAAAATATAAAGAATCTCTCTCTCCCCCATCTGCACCTTATAGAAAAAGACCTCCGTTACAACGATTTTAGCTACAGTGATTTGCGGGGAAGCCAGTTTCATGCCTGCGTATTGATCGGAAGCCGCTGGCAACAAACAAATGTAGAAGGGGGTAGCTTTCAGGGTTGTCTACTGAGCGATGCTGATTTTCGGTATAGCGATCTAAAGGGGGCCAATTTCAGAGGGGCCAGCGGACAAGCATATCGGGATCATGGACTCCGGGTGCCGGGGCTATGTGGGCTGCGTTTTGAACACGCAAATCTGGATGAGGCTGATTTTACGGATATACATTCCTTTGAACATGCCTATTTTGAGGGAGCTTCGATGCATGGGGCCAAAATTCCTTTAAAGTACCAACAGCAATGGAAGCTCAGTGATACACAGCGTCAGTCCATCGTGTGGACGGAGTAA
- a CDS encoding ParA family protein, with amino-acid sequence MKDDKAVVISILNMKGGVGKTTLTSNLALELSEQGNKVLILDLDPQFNTTQSLFKYRYDSMNKYFEMKEGLLTISTLFMDTTSGVARQLFAKVELQNIIHKLKNNLHIIPGDLSLIAEVNDSSINRLTRHLNGWRVFEIYDYILIDCPPTWGKFTTTALDLSNYYLIPTRLDEFSTIGITILADKLEELVLSGRTSIKCLGVVYMMLGKTPRKLGVSRDQEGYKKDIEKFFNDNVNDQKSMSERVKSKVEPFETKIYNYQKVSHNSSIYKTYDNYPQLMLSIRDLVNEITSRISKSGYFEIGDE; translated from the coding sequence ATGAAAGACGATAAAGCGGTAGTAATCTCGATATTAAATATGAAAGGTGGAGTTGGTAAGACCACCCTTACTAGTAATTTAGCACTTGAACTATCTGAGCAAGGGAATAAAGTATTAATCTTGGATTTAGATCCGCAATTTAATACCACTCAAAGTCTTTTTAAGTATAGATACGACTCTATGAATAAATATTTTGAAATGAAAGAAGGATTATTAACTATTAGCACACTATTTATGGATACGACCTCTGGTGTAGCTAGGCAACTATTTGCTAAAGTAGAGCTACAAAATATTATACATAAGCTAAAAAATAATTTGCATATAATACCTGGTGATTTAAGTTTAATTGCTGAAGTTAATGATTCATCCATTAATAGATTAACCAGACATCTGAATGGCTGGAGAGTTTTTGAGATTTATGATTATATTTTAATTGACTGCCCACCAACTTGGGGGAAATTCACAACTACAGCTTTAGATTTGTCTAATTACTATTTAATACCAACCCGTTTAGATGAATTTTCAACAATCGGAATTACTATACTGGCTGATAAACTCGAAGAGTTGGTTTTGTCAGGTAGGACATCAATTAAGTGCTTAGGGGTTGTTTATATGATGCTGGGCAAAACGCCCCGTAAGTTAGGAGTGAGTAGAGATCAGGAAGGATATAAAAAAGATATAGAAAAGTTTTTTAATGATAATGTGAATGATCAAAAATCAATGTCAGAACGTGTGAAATCCAAAGTCGAGCCTTTCGAAACTAAAATTTATAATTATCAAAAAGTAAGTCATAACTCTTCAATATATAAAACATATGATAATTATCCTCAATTGATGTTATCAATCAGAGATTTAGTCAATGAAATTACTTCACGGATAAGCAAATCCGGGTACTTTGAAATAGGGGATGAATAG
- a CDS encoding helix-turn-helix domain-containing protein produces the protein MNGFEFIAKAFNATYTDIAKRLNLTTSTVADWASGRRPIPKNKLPLLSKLFKIDEEYFKKKELTQVEKIEIEINYLKRASKRDSEQIPETIIDEDGNQLEVYSWFDPHEGDLRYKYEELEYEKLNERLRKILEYDFNLEFQFQRSKNHFHVVRHLADLLEEDEGGEGIEDHEEITDEEAERRKKIHVKIDVLNTLLQFLNGGKLFAFGENDKFDVELFHLLRRYEVIETEAPEIEENEEPFDRVDPNLRIDKSNN, from the coding sequence GTGAACGGGTTTGAATTTATTGCTAAGGCATTTAATGCAACGTACACAGATATTGCAAAAAGGCTAAATTTAACTACTTCCACAGTTGCAGATTGGGCAAGCGGTAGAAGGCCGATCCCAAAGAATAAGCTTCCATTACTATCTAAATTGTTCAAGATTGATGAAGAGTACTTTAAGAAGAAAGAGTTAACACAAGTCGAAAAGATCGAGATTGAAATTAACTATCTCAAAAGAGCATCAAAGAGGGACTCTGAACAGATACCTGAAACGATTATTGACGAAGATGGCAATCAACTAGAAGTGTATAGTTGGTTTGATCCACATGAAGGTGACTTGAGATATAAATATGAAGAACTTGAGTATGAAAAATTGAACGAAAGACTGAGAAAAATTCTTGAGTATGATTTCAATTTGGAATTTCAATTTCAACGCTCAAAAAATCATTTCCATGTAGTCAGACACCTTGCTGATTTGCTTGAAGAAGATGAAGGAGGTGAGGGAATTGAAGATCATGAGGAAATAACCGACGAAGAAGCCGAACGCAGAAAAAAAATCCATGTAAAAATTGATGTACTTAACACATTGTTGCAATTCTTAAATGGGGGAAAACTTTTTGCTTTTGGGGAAAATGATAAATTTGATGTGGAATTATTTCATCTGCTCCGAAGATATGAAGTGATTGAAACCGAAGCACCGGAAATCGAAGAAAATGAAGAACCGTTTGATCGGGTCGATCCTAATCTAAGAATTGATAAATCTAATAACTAA
- a CDS encoding IS3 family transposase (programmed frameshift) — protein sequence MPTSRRTFTPEEKARIVLEILREEKSISQLASEEGIHPNVLNRWKNEATQNLAQLFVDDRKGITKMKKEYEQQIEDLYAEVGKLTTQLSWLKKKNLADNLSRAERLLLVEYGNAELSIQTQADLLSLNRSSLYYKPVPPSPEEIRLKHRIDELYTRHSFMGYRTIAAIMNREGDAIHPNTVRRYMREMGIMAIFPGPNLSKRDLQHRIYPYLLRKLPITAPDQVWSVDITYIRMKQGWMYLYAVMDWYSRFIVDWQLDQSLEIDFVLETMKRALARRVPSIVNSDQGSHFTSPKYIDLLKEKEIRISMDGKGRATDNIVIERFWRSLKYNEIYINEYGSPRETRQGVGGYIHLHNHYLPHQSLQNHTPAAVYNQEVMLSST from the exons GTGCCAACATCAAGACGAACATTCACGCCGGAAGAAAAAGCACGAATTGTACTGGAGATTCTAAGAGAAGAAAAGTCCATTTCGCAGCTGGCTTCGGAAGAAGGAATCCATCCCAATGTGTTAAATCGCTGGAAGAATGAAGCGACTCAAAATCTGGCTCAGCTCTTTGTAGACGACCGGAAAGGGATCACGAAGATGAAAAAAGAATACGAGCAGCAGATCGAAGACCTCTACGCCGAAGTGGGTAAACTGACCACCCAATTGTCGTGGCTCAA AAAAAAAAATCTGGCCGATAATCTCAGCCGTGCCGAACGGTTGCTCCTCGTCGAGTATGGGAACGCTGAACTTTCCATTCAAACGCAGGCGGACTTGCTCAGCCTGAATCGTTCCAGCCTGTATTACAAGCCGGTCCCTCCCTCCCCGGAGGAAATTCGCCTCAAGCACCGGATTGACGAGCTTTACACCCGCCATTCGTTTATGGGTTACCGGACGATTGCGGCCATCATGAACCGGGAAGGGGATGCTATTCATCCCAACACCGTACGGCGGTATATGCGGGAAATGGGGATCATGGCGATCTTCCCCGGTCCTAACCTGAGTAAGCGAGACCTACAGCACCGGATCTACCCGTACCTGCTGCGTAAGCTGCCGATTACAGCGCCGGATCAGGTCTGGAGTGTCGATATTACCTATATCCGCATGAAACAGGGCTGGATGTATCTGTATGCCGTCATGGACTGGTATTCGCGCTTCATTGTGGACTGGCAACTGGATCAAAGTCTGGAAATTGACTTTGTCCTGGAAACCATGAAACGCGCCTTGGCCCGTCGTGTTCCGTCCATCGTGAACAGCGACCAGGGCAGCCACTTCACCAGTCCCAAGTACATTGATCTGCTCAAGGAAAAGGAGATTCGGATCAGCATGGACGGGAAGGGCCGAGCGACAGACAATATTGTCATTGAGCGCTTTTGGCGCAGCCTAAAGTACAACGAAATTTACATCAACGAGTATGGCAGTCCAAGAGAGACCCGGCAGGGTGTAGGAGGATATATCCATTTGCATAATCACTACCTGCCTCATCAGTCCCTGCAAAACCATACGCCGGCTGCTGTGTATAACCAGGAGGTCATGCTTTCATCCACATAG
- a CDS encoding RNA dependent RNA polymerase, translating into MNMLVQEDDTTDEDQSDESEAENEEDQQQKKKFVSEIIKAIDINELMLYDGNVRKFIVKQAMLKVQDMLKGRIPIRGSYFYLTDDPIAFMEHAAGNAVTGVLKKNQAFMNRKQGMHALFRSPLTIFNEVAKLDFVQVHNRYMRHLDNVIVLNCHDLNLMRLGGADVDGDTALCTSDPTILAAVIDAPTIINEDDKKVADPVPNNINSIVDMELKSLHNLTGRCTNVNSYFQNLALEEGSLQSRVLENACLKFLQGQIIDATKNGRDVEIPYVLDRFAYKMPYFFRFINGGTEKEYQLTTKTPFSQFCVKAEKYIKKTFNEKDGKLDRTILGIESTKQLLQDFSKVSQSKFMEYVDLIEPLYTDYNAEKNRIDYRRKQFNEKKKWERDNDTRKSISAEYAEMKAKFKAKCEAICPYPSILASVAVEIAYYKFGTHSFAWLFIDGLLENLKKNEKVMKKEVHRLNRLTNRIIDDNQITVQEGRASIGDVTFEFNAPDGNYCLIEIMGQYFVWHEVKRESDVEVSNTPALLGGSSTRKPLQSYKLGISTLKKSKEESQSVADEVVGRKFTIQVVDNRFVNIVDSNGEIKCCVPRNQIINQEEKVSLFDYDGAVIEFVKVDEVYKSSFAAVVNIA; encoded by the coding sequence CTGAACATGCTCGTCCAAGAAGATGATACGACAGATGAAGATCAGTCTGATGAGAGCGAAGCAGAGAATGAAGAGGATCAGCAGCAGAAAAAGAAATTTGTGAGTGAGATCATCAAGGCAATCGACATCAACGAACTTATGCTGTATGACGGTAATGTTCGCAAATTTATCGTAAAGCAAGCCATGCTGAAAGTACAGGATATGTTGAAAGGTCGCATCCCGATTCGTGGCAGCTACTTTTATCTAACCGATGATCCAATAGCTTTTATGGAGCATGCCGCTGGAAATGCAGTAACAGGTGTGTTGAAGAAGAACCAGGCTTTTATGAATCGGAAACAGGGAATGCATGCGTTGTTTCGCTCACCACTAACCATATTTAATGAAGTTGCCAAGCTGGATTTTGTACAAGTACATAACCGATATATGCGTCATTTGGACAACGTGATTGTGCTGAACTGTCATGATCTGAATCTGATGAGACTTGGAGGAGCAGATGTGGATGGTGACACGGCTCTTTGCACGAGTGACCCTACCATTCTCGCGGCAGTCATTGATGCTCCGACGATTATTAATGAAGATGATAAAAAAGTAGCTGACCCTGTACCAAATAACATTAATAGCATCGTAGATATGGAACTCAAGAGCCTACATAACCTGACTGGCAGATGTACCAATGTGAACAGCTATTTTCAAAATCTCGCTCTGGAGGAAGGAAGCCTTCAATCGCGTGTGCTGGAGAATGCATGCCTGAAATTCCTTCAAGGTCAAATTATCGATGCAACGAAGAATGGTCGCGATGTTGAGATTCCCTATGTGCTGGATCGTTTTGCTTATAAGATGCCTTATTTTTTTCGCTTCATCAATGGCGGAACAGAAAAGGAATATCAGCTTACAACGAAAACCCCATTCAGTCAGTTCTGTGTAAAGGCAGAGAAATACATCAAGAAAACTTTTAATGAAAAAGATGGGAAACTGGATCGGACGATACTTGGCATCGAAAGCACCAAGCAACTGTTGCAGGATTTCAGCAAAGTGAGCCAGAGCAAGTTTATGGAATACGTGGATCTGATTGAACCACTTTATACAGATTACAATGCGGAGAAAAACCGTATCGATTATCGCCGGAAGCAATTCAATGAAAAGAAAAAATGGGAGCGGGATAATGATACTCGGAAATCCATCAGCGCAGAATATGCAGAGATGAAGGCAAAATTTAAGGCCAAATGTGAAGCGATTTGTCCTTATCCATCCATACTCGCGAGTGTTGCCGTTGAGATTGCGTATTATAAATTTGGCACTCACTCCTTCGCATGGTTGTTCATTGATGGACTGCTGGAGAATTTAAAGAAGAATGAAAAGGTCATGAAGAAGGAAGTACATAGATTGAACCGGCTTACCAATCGAATTATAGATGACAATCAGATCACCGTTCAAGAAGGTAGAGCGAGCATTGGTGATGTAACGTTTGAATTTAATGCGCCAGATGGAAACTACTGCTTGATTGAAATTATGGGTCAATATTTCGTTTGGCATGAAGTGAAGAGGGAGTCCGATGTAGAGGTTAGCAACACTCCTGCCTTATTGGGCGGAAGCAGCACAAGAAAACCGCTGCAGTCGTATAAGCTGGGGATCAGCACCCTGAAAAAATCAAAAGAAGAATCCCAATCGGTTGCTGATGAAGTGGTCGGAAGAAAATTTACGATTCAAGTAGTCGATAATCGTTTCGTCAATATTGTTGATTCGAACGGTGAAATCAAATGTTGTGTGCCAAGAAATCAGATTATCAATCAGGAAGAGAAGGTATCGTTATTCGATTATGATGGTGCGGTAATCGAGTTTGTAAAAGTGGATGAAGTATATAAGTCCAGTTTTGCGGCTGTCGTAAATATTGCTTAG
- a CDS encoding ParB/RepB/Spo0J family partition protein, translating to MNLTLKLSDILTNPNQPRKYFNEESLNELSKSILNDGLQEAILVRPHGDKYEIVQGERRNRASQIAGLGTIAVKVKELSDEEVFHLSVIENIQREQMTPIEEAHAFYEYVQRGYTHDQIAKKVSKNRAFVTSRLRLLKLLPFIHDWIAEGYISDGHAKQLLKMESFLNRLLKNKPTLKVLHEDGSKREESHFENYQLKFHSSFWEKHDIKKEKLTVNEVKSWVDDWHYGLIISPILNYKGLGSMVVSKIRGFALTAQMDCIINHLHISNITEEDIDFAVDYDLKKNKDDFDSKFRPWMIGKFWDELRNELFYSEISIEEKWSLHSFQDELNRCKN from the coding sequence TTGAATTTAACTCTAAAATTGAGCGATATTTTGACCAATCCGAATCAGCCACGCAAATATTTTAATGAGGAATCACTGAATGAGCTGTCTAAATCTATTTTAAATGATGGATTACAGGAGGCTATATTAGTCAGACCGCACGGAGACAAATATGAAATTGTTCAAGGTGAGCGTAGAAATCGTGCAAGTCAAATAGCTGGACTAGGTACGATTGCAGTGAAAGTAAAGGAATTGAGCGATGAAGAAGTTTTTCATCTATCTGTCATTGAAAATATCCAACGGGAACAAATGACTCCTATTGAAGAAGCTCATGCCTTTTATGAGTATGTACAAAGAGGATACACGCATGACCAAATTGCTAAAAAAGTGAGCAAAAACAGAGCTTTTGTTACAAGCCGTTTAAGACTATTGAAACTATTACCTTTTATTCATGATTGGATTGCAGAAGGATATATTTCGGACGGTCATGCCAAGCAATTATTGAAAATGGAATCGTTTTTGAACAGATTGCTAAAAAACAAACCGACCTTAAAAGTCCTTCATGAAGACGGTTCAAAGAGAGAAGAAAGTCATTTTGAAAATTATCAATTGAAATTTCATAGTTCGTTTTGGGAGAAGCATGACATAAAAAAAGAAAAACTAACCGTAAACGAAGTCAAGAGTTGGGTGGATGATTGGCATTACGGTTTAATCATCTCGCCTATTTTGAATTATAAGGGACTTGGCTCTATGGTTGTTTCTAAAATTAGAGGGTTCGCTTTAACCGCTCAAATGGATTGTATTATCAACCATCTTCATATCTCTAACATTACAGAAGAAGATATTGATTTTGCAGTTGATTATGATTTGAAAAAAAATAAAGATGATTTTGATTCCAAATTCAGGCCGTGGATGATTGGGAAATTTTGGGATGAGCTGCGAAATGAACTATTTTACTCTGAGATCAGCATCGAAGAAAAATGGAGTTTACATAGCTTTCAAGACGAATTGAATAGATGTAAAAATTAA
- a CDS encoding DNA modification methylase: MEIKFVNVEVLIPYIKNARNNEKAVEYVAASIQNYGFKNPILIDSNHEIIAGHTRLLAAKKLGLKEVPTILVDDLTPEQVKAFRIADNKTAEYADWNFELLAQELEELKLADYDLSLTGFDMSECEKLLDTLYEDTAQDEDDFNVEEALPEHPITRKGDIWLLGKHRLICGDSTNPQDITTLMEGKKARLIVTDPPYNVDYTGKTKDALTIQNDKMDDGQFYEFLLAAYTRMYEVADDGASIYVFHADSEGLNFRKAFIEAGFKLAQCCIWAKQAMVMGRQDYHWMHEPVLYGWKPTGGHYWNSDRKQTTLWQFDRPFRNEYHPTMKPIPLISYPIKNSSKLGDIVLDSFGGSGSTLIACEETERVCYMMELDEKYIDVIVNRYIAYVGADSGVWLIRNGKKYSYQEVVDELVIC; this comes from the coding sequence TTGGAAATCAAATTCGTAAACGTAGAAGTTTTAATTCCGTACATAAAAAACGCTAGAAATAATGAGAAAGCTGTAGAATATGTAGCAGCAAGCATACAGAATTATGGATTTAAGAATCCCATTCTGATTGACAGTAATCATGAAATCATAGCAGGACATACTCGGCTGTTAGCAGCCAAGAAGCTTGGACTGAAGGAAGTCCCAACAATACTGGTGGATGATTTAACGCCTGAGCAGGTCAAAGCTTTCAGAATAGCCGATAACAAAACGGCTGAGTATGCAGATTGGAATTTTGAATTGTTGGCGCAGGAACTAGAAGAGTTAAAACTGGCTGATTATGATCTTTCTCTAACTGGATTTGATATGAGTGAGTGTGAAAAGTTGCTGGATACATTGTATGAAGATACAGCTCAAGACGAAGATGATTTTAATGTAGAAGAAGCATTACCTGAACATCCAATAACTCGTAAAGGTGACATTTGGCTACTTGGGAAGCATAGGCTAATTTGCGGTGACTCGACTAATCCGCAGGATATTACAACATTGATGGAGGGTAAGAAGGCTCGGCTTATTGTGACTGATCCGCCATATAACGTAGATTACACTGGCAAAACGAAAGATGCTTTAACAATTCAAAATGACAAAATGGACGATGGTCAATTTTATGAGTTTCTGTTGGCTGCTTATACAAGAATGTATGAAGTAGCTGATGACGGAGCAAGTATTTATGTGTTCCACGCCGATAGTGAAGGTTTGAATTTTAGGAAGGCATTTATCGAAGCTGGATTCAAACTGGCTCAGTGTTGCATATGGGCTAAGCAAGCGATGGTAATGGGGAGACAAGATTATCACTGGATGCACGAACCCGTATTATATGGTTGGAAACCGACAGGTGGACACTATTGGAACAGTGATCGTAAGCAAACAACCTTATGGCAATTTGATCGTCCCTTCCGGAATGAATATCATCCCACGATGAAGCCGATTCCCTTAATTAGCTACCCAATTAAAAATTCGAGCAAGCTTGGTGATATCGTACTCGATTCATTTGGTGGCAGCGGATCAACCCTGATAGCTTGCGAGGAGACGGAACGTGTTTGCTATATGATGGAGTTAGATGAGAAGTACATAGATGTAATTGTGAATCGGTATATAGCCTACGTGGGGGCAGACAGTGGGGTGTGGTTGATTAGGAATGGGAAGAAGTATAGCTATCAAGAAGTGGTTGATGAGTTGGTAATATGCTGA
- a CDS encoding helix-turn-helix domain-containing protein, which yields MAKENKPKKPTKYELNVEPRFDEIRQWIKDAVTDDEIAVRLEIHITTLYEYVKIHPKFTKLMERPSKYETHIVPRLNEIRDWCREGLTNEQMAEKLGIHPATWYEYAKKYPTFNELINWSKSVAINRVESSLFKLAMGYDYEEIKTIVEEDKNGKKKTRIEKVKRHQPPNPTAISFYLKNRAPNEWNDRRELIIDTKAAELERKQLFLDMIEADVIEAEYEAIEESSHAEEGFEESDA from the coding sequence ATGGCTAAGGAAAACAAACCAAAGAAGCCAACTAAGTATGAATTAAATGTGGAACCACGTTTTGATGAAATTAGGCAATGGATTAAGGATGCCGTAACTGATGATGAGATCGCAGTGCGATTAGAAATACATATTACCACGTTGTACGAGTATGTGAAAATACATCCTAAATTCACAAAGTTAATGGAACGTCCATCAAAATATGAAACCCATATCGTACCAAGGCTTAACGAGATTCGAGACTGGTGTCGAGAGGGATTAACAAATGAACAAATGGCTGAAAAACTCGGCATCCATCCTGCCACTTGGTATGAGTATGCAAAGAAGTACCCAACCTTCAACGAGCTTATTAATTGGAGCAAATCCGTTGCTATAAATCGCGTGGAAAGTTCACTTTTTAAATTAGCAATGGGATATGATTATGAAGAAATCAAAACAATTGTGGAAGAAGATAAAAATGGAAAAAAGAAAACTCGAATTGAGAAGGTCAAACGGCATCAACCCCCGAACCCGACAGCGATAAGCTTCTACTTGAAGAATCGTGCGCCCAATGAATGGAACGACCGCCGTGAGCTGATCATTGATACGAAGGCCGCTGAGTTGGAACGGAAACAGCTATTCCTTGATATGATTGAGGCAGATGTAATTGAAGCTGAATATGAAGCCATAGAGGAATCCAGCCATGCTGAGGAAGGCTTCGAGGAGTCAGATGCATAA
- a CDS encoding tyrosine-type recombinase/integrase: protein MDYLQGFEAHLRSKDRSENTVSCYIRDVLQFMAWYRGKTEYGLDKWIELDGVEYKKVLQSTNQAILTINRKIASVNVFAQWMHQQGYIKEEIHIEAIRNKDVRQYKGLEDTDLWKLRNEIHRTGNRMHICMIELLLGTGIRVSELVGIKLKDIEISERKGILKVLGKGNSFRTIPLNKDVRKAITRYLEVRPQVESEYLCIGQRGALERNAVNLILNKYGNRINVKVTPHMLRHTLGYKLVKTTPLTTIQQILGHDHVATTNIYTLTTQQDMAEALANIEW, encoded by the coding sequence GTGGACTATTTACAGGGGTTTGAGGCGCACTTACGCAGTAAGGATCGAAGCGAGAATACAGTATCTTGCTACATACGGGACGTACTTCAGTTTATGGCTTGGTATCGGGGCAAGACGGAGTATGGACTGGACAAGTGGATTGAACTGGATGGCGTGGAATACAAAAAGGTTCTGCAAAGCACCAACCAAGCGATACTAACCATCAACCGAAAGATCGCCAGCGTCAACGTATTTGCACAGTGGATGCACCAGCAAGGCTATATAAAGGAAGAAATACATATCGAAGCTATCAGGAACAAGGATGTCCGCCAGTATAAAGGGCTTGAGGATACAGATTTGTGGAAGCTACGTAATGAAATTCATCGTACGGGCAATAGAATGCATATCTGTATGATCGAATTGTTACTGGGAACGGGGATACGGGTAAGCGAATTGGTTGGTATCAAGCTGAAGGATATTGAGATAAGTGAACGCAAAGGAATATTGAAGGTACTCGGTAAGGGGAACTCCTTTCGCACAATACCATTGAATAAGGATGTGCGAAAAGCCATTACCCGATATCTTGAAGTCAGGCCACAAGTGGAATCAGAGTATCTATGTATTGGGCAGCGTGGAGCTTTAGAACGGAATGCGGTCAACCTGATTCTGAACAAATACGGCAATCGGATCAATGTAAAGGTTACACCACATATGCTGAGACATACACTTGGCTATAAGCTGGTAAAAACGACTCCTTTGACGACCATCCAGCAAATCCTTGGACATGATCACGTAGCGACAACCAATATCTATACACTAACAACGCAGCAGGATATGGCTGAAGCCTTAGCAAATATCGAGTGGTGA